From the Bacteroidia bacterium genome, one window contains:
- a CDS encoding AraC family transcriptional regulator: protein MSDRAPHRLPLVGSATRRTYVARINRVLDYIEQHLQESLTLERLADVAHFSSYHFHRVFAAMVGETLNRFITRVRIERAMQRLVAHPDRSITDIALDSGFASSQTFARAFRDHTGMSASAWRTAGFRTGDADSGTKSKMGNSFSKIGEDYAGREGYFSPDLLSHRRLPMSHVSPSSVTVKDLADTPVAYVRHIGPYAGDEQLFGKLFARLCQWAGPRGLIRDGAEFITIYHDDPNITAPEKLRTSVCLTVPAGTAVDGDIGSLTIPAGSYAFARFEILPSQYGEAWDGLCGAWLPDSGYEPADGPSFEIYRNDPAQHPEHKHIVDICIPVKPMG, encoded by the coding sequence ATGAGTGACCGGGCCCCGCACAGACTCCCGCTTGTCGGCAGTGCGACACGACGCACGTATGTTGCGCGCATCAACCGGGTTCTCGATTACATCGAGCAGCATTTACAGGAATCCCTGACCTTGGAACGTCTCGCCGACGTCGCGCATTTTTCCTCCTATCATTTTCACCGGGTGTTTGCTGCCATGGTCGGTGAAACACTCAATCGTTTCATTACGCGCGTGCGCATCGAACGGGCAATGCAGCGCCTTGTGGCGCATCCTGATCGCAGTATCACCGACATCGCACTCGACAGCGGCTTTGCATCGTCGCAGACCTTCGCAAGAGCATTCCGCGACCATACCGGCATGAGCGCGAGCGCATGGCGTACTGCGGGATTCCGGACGGGCGACGCGGACAGCGGTACGAAAAGCAAGATGGGCAACAGTTTCAGCAAGATCGGCGAAGATTACGCCGGCCGTGAGGGCTATTTTTCTCCTGACCTTTTATCACACAGGAGATTACCCATGTCGCACGTCTCACCCTCCTCCGTCACCGTGAAAGATCTCGCCGATACGCCGGTAGCCTACGTTCGCCACATCGGGCCCTACGCAGGCGACGAACAGCTGTTCGGAAAACTGTTCGCGCGTCTTTGCCAGTGGGCCGGGCCACGCGGACTCATTCGCGATGGTGCGGAGTTCATCACCATTTATCACGACGATCCGAACATTACCGCGCCGGAAAAGCTTCGTACCAGCGTGTGCCTCACCGTTCCGGCGGGGACAGCCGTGGATGGAGATATCGGCTCGCTGACCATTCCCGCGGGAAGCTACGCTTTCGCTCGTTTCGAAATCCTGCCTTCGCAATACGGCGAGGCGTGGGACGGACTCTGCGGCGCATGGTTGCCGGACAGCGGGTACGAACCCGCCGACGGGCCCAGCTTCGAGATCTACCGCAACGATCCAGCGCAGCATCCCGAACACAAGCACATCGTGGACATCTGCATACCGGTGAAGCCGATGGGGTAG
- a CDS encoding bifunctional homocysteine S-methyltransferase/methylenetetrahydrofolate reductase translates to MRKPFRERLASGAVLFDGGMGTELYRRGVFINKCYDELNLSNPSLVEQVHRDYKAAGAEVLETNTYGANPHKLQAHGLLDKLNAINLAGATIARNVAGDDAYVAASVGPLGAQMEPLGPLSREEVREMFMLQLRPLIEGGVDLVILETFVYPEELEQAILAVRALCDLPVIAQMTINDDATSLTGASPEIMIREIEAMKPDVLGVNCTVGPSVMLQWLEQVRPLTDLPISVMPNAGKPRNIDGRNIYLTSPEYMGTYARRYLQSGSNIIGGCCGTGPEHIRAMRNALSAHDSKAEQPAVHVREFEKPADVEVIPLPDKSRLARRLSDGHFVTLVELVAPRGISARTELDKAKRLYYSGIDAINIPDGPRASARMSAMALAATIQREIGVEPVLHYACRDRNVIGIQSDLLGAYALGVRNILAVTGDPPKLGNYPDATAVFDVDAIGLVNIINRLNHGLDIAGNPIGPPAGMHIGVAANPGALDLDHELRRLDWKVEAGAEFIVTQPVFDLDVFWHFLKRIAHIHIPLIAGLWPLASLRNAEFMSNEVPGCSVPEAIMERMRRFADSKEAGRAEGIAIARETLAEMRGSIAGIQISAPFGRVETVMEVLEN, encoded by the coding sequence ATGCGTAAACCATTTCGGGAACGGTTGGCCTCCGGAGCCGTGCTCTTCGACGGTGGCATGGGCACGGAACTGTATCGGCGGGGTGTGTTCATCAACAAGTGCTATGATGAGCTGAACCTCAGCAATCCCTCCCTCGTCGAACAGGTGCATCGCGATTACAAAGCGGCAGGCGCCGAGGTGCTGGAAACCAACACCTATGGGGCCAATCCCCACAAACTGCAAGCCCACGGTCTGCTCGACAAGCTCAATGCCATCAATCTCGCCGGCGCGACCATCGCCCGGAACGTTGCAGGAGACGATGCGTACGTTGCCGCATCCGTCGGACCACTCGGCGCGCAGATGGAGCCGCTGGGTCCGCTGTCCCGCGAAGAGGTTCGCGAAATGTTCATGCTGCAACTTCGACCGTTGATCGAAGGCGGCGTGGACCTGGTGATCCTCGAAACCTTCGTCTACCCGGAGGAACTCGAACAGGCCATTCTCGCAGTGCGCGCGTTATGCGATCTCCCGGTCATCGCACAGATGACCATCAACGACGACGCAACTTCGCTGACCGGCGCAAGTCCGGAGATCATGATCCGCGAAATCGAGGCCATGAAACCGGATGTGCTCGGCGTGAACTGCACCGTCGGTCCCAGCGTCATGCTGCAATGGCTGGAGCAGGTGCGGCCGTTGACGGATTTGCCCATTTCCGTCATGCCCAACGCCGGCAAACCACGCAATATCGACGGACGCAACATCTACCTGACCTCGCCGGAGTACATGGGCACCTATGCGCGGCGTTATCTGCAATCCGGTTCGAATATCATCGGCGGTTGCTGCGGGACGGGTCCCGAGCACATCCGTGCGATGCGGAATGCGCTGTCGGCGCATGATTCCAAGGCCGAGCAACCCGCTGTCCATGTGCGCGAATTCGAGAAACCCGCAGATGTCGAGGTTATTCCGCTGCCGGATAAATCGCGACTCGCCCGCCGGCTCTCCGATGGACATTTTGTTACTCTGGTCGAGCTCGTCGCACCTCGGGGAATCTCCGCCAGGACGGAGTTGGATAAAGCCAAACGTCTCTACTATAGCGGTATTGACGCCATCAACATTCCGGACGGACCGCGCGCGAGTGCGCGCATGTCGGCCATGGCGCTGGCGGCAACGATTCAACGGGAAATCGGCGTCGAACCTGTGCTCCACTACGCCTGCCGGGACCGCAACGTCATCGGAATACAGTCCGACTTGCTCGGAGCATACGCCCTTGGTGTGCGAAACATACTCGCGGTCACGGGTGATCCTCCCAAGCTGGGGAATTATCCCGACGCGACGGCCGTGTTCGATGTTGACGCCATTGGACTGGTGAATATCATCAACCGCCTGAACCACGGCCTCGACATCGCCGGTAATCCGATCGGTCCACCCGCGGGCATGCACATCGGGGTTGCAGCCAATCCCGGTGCGCTGGATCTCGATCACGAACTGCGGCGACTGGACTGGAAAGTGGAGGCGGGAGCGGAGTTCATCGTCACACAACCCGTCTTCGATCTCGATGTATTCTGGCATTTTCTCAAACGGATTGCGCACATCCATATTCCGCTGATCGCAGGCCTCTGGCCCTTGGCGTCGTTGCGCAACGCCGAGTTCATGAGCAACGAAGTTCCCGGCTGCAGCGTGCCCGAAGCGATCATGGAGCGCATGCGCCGCTTCGCCGATTCAAAGGAAGCCGGTCGTGCCGAGGGCATCGCCATCGCTCGCGAAACGCTCGCCGAAATGCGGGGCAGCATAGCCGGCATCCAGATCTCCGCACCATTCGGAAGAGTGGAAACAGTGATGGAAGTCCTGGAAAATTGA
- a CDS encoding anion transporter, with amino-acid sequence MDILPIAIAALTLVGIAAGRFPVLRMNRATIALVGAVAIVLTGGMSFHDAIHAIDFDTIALLFAMMVINVNLRLAGFFSLLASKVLAVARTPRQLLLLVVLSSGSLSALFLNDTIVLMFTPVVLEVLLALRRKPVPYLLGLMMAANVGSAATIVGNPQNMIIGIASGISFLDFVTMLGPPALGGLFLVWGVLLLTCRGEFSAAQLPTVMPLRARIYKPLFRKSMVALALLLAGFVSGMSVAVAALGAASLLLVTRRLKPERVFWELDWSLLVFFAGLFIVTSVLPTGAAGLHLRDAAHGMQLHTLPGLVAVSVLLSNIVSNVPAVLLLSPMISEAADAHILWLGMAMATTFAGNLTLLGSVANLIVAEGAARRGVRIGFLTYIRSGLPVTILTLFLGVLWLTLAG; translated from the coding sequence ATGGACATACTGCCCATTGCCATCGCGGCGCTGACGCTCGTCGGCATCGCGGCCGGACGTTTTCCGGTGTTGCGCATGAATCGCGCCACCATCGCGCTGGTGGGCGCTGTGGCAATTGTGCTGACGGGCGGAATGTCGTTTCATGACGCAATACATGCCATCGATTTTGACACGATCGCATTGCTGTTCGCCATGATGGTCATCAACGTCAATCTGCGGCTGGCCGGTTTTTTCAGTCTGCTGGCGTCGAAGGTGTTGGCTGTAGCGCGCACCCCGAGGCAATTGCTGCTGCTCGTGGTGCTCTCGTCGGGCAGCTTGTCCGCGTTGTTTCTGAACGACACCATTGTGCTGATGTTCACGCCTGTTGTCCTGGAGGTGCTGCTCGCGTTGCGACGAAAGCCCGTACCGTATCTGCTTGGACTGATGATGGCGGCCAATGTAGGCTCCGCCGCGACCATCGTGGGTAATCCACAGAACATGATCATCGGCATTGCATCCGGTATTTCGTTTCTGGATTTCGTGACGATGCTGGGTCCGCCGGCGCTGGGCGGGTTATTCCTTGTCTGGGGTGTGCTGCTCCTGACCTGTCGCGGAGAGTTTTCCGCGGCACAACTTCCGACGGTGATGCCGCTCCGCGCGAGGATATACAAGCCGCTGTTCCGGAAGAGCATGGTCGCGCTTGCGTTGCTGCTAGCGGGCTTTGTTTCCGGCATGTCGGTCGCGGTTGCGGCACTCGGCGCGGCATCCCTGTTACTGGTCACGAGGCGGCTCAAGCCCGAGAGGGTGTTTTGGGAACTGGACTGGTCGCTGCTGGTATTTTTCGCCGGTTTATTCATCGTCACATCGGTGCTGCCTACGGGCGCGGCGGGGCTGCACCTGCGGGACGCTGCGCACGGAATGCAGTTGCACACGCTGCCGGGTCTGGTGGCCGTGTCGGTGTTGCTGAGCAATATCGTCTCGAACGTACCGGCTGTGCTCCTGCTCTCACCCATGATTTCCGAAGCCGCGGACGCGCACATCCTGTGGCTCGGTATGGCAATGGCGACGACGTTCGCCGGAAATCTCACGCTTCTTGGTTCCGTCGCCAATTTGATTGTTGCCGAAGGCGCGGCACGGCGGGGTGTGCGTATCGGATTTCTGACCTATATCCGCAGCGGACTGCCCGTGACCATCCTGACTCTCTTCCTCGGTGTGCTGTGGCTGACCTTGGCCGGTTGA
- a CDS encoding GNAT family N-acetyltransferase: MKIIVSPHLFLYPFEATHAELLADWVPDKRTLLAFGGEGLTLPLTAEQLVASSDPDDPKSDRRLYSVSSRDVGMLAGHGEILDIDHTARSGRLARVLLAPMFRGAGFGHELVALLCTAAFDIVELREVTLRVFEDNAAAIACYDRAGFVRTDAAPLERRIGRKTMKALEMRLTAAQWKSVRPDWARAMRQGEDCCDH, encoded by the coding sequence ATGAAAATAATCGTCAGCCCGCATCTGTTTCTCTATCCCTTCGAAGCCACGCATGCCGAACTGCTCGCGGATTGGGTCCCCGACAAACGAACGCTCCTCGCGTTCGGCGGTGAGGGACTCACACTGCCGCTCACGGCGGAGCAGCTCGTCGCATCATCCGATCCCGATGATCCGAAGAGCGACAGACGTTTGTACAGTGTGTCCAGTCGCGATGTCGGTATGCTTGCAGGGCACGGGGAGATACTCGATATCGATCATACGGCTCGAAGCGGACGGCTGGCCCGCGTTCTGCTCGCGCCCATGTTTCGAGGTGCGGGTTTCGGTCACGAGCTGGTTGCGCTGTTGTGCACCGCCGCTTTCGATATCGTGGAATTGCGTGAGGTGACGCTTCGCGTGTTTGAAGACAATGCCGCGGCCATCGCGTGCTACGACAGGGCGGGCTTTGTGCGCACGGATGCCGCGCCCCTGGAGCGCCGTATCGGAAGAAAAACCATGAAGGCGTTGGAGATGAGGCTCACCGCGGCGCAGTGGAAAAGCGTCCGACCCGATTGGGCCCGTGCGATGCGCCAGGGCGAGGATTGTTGCGATCATTGA
- a CDS encoding DUF5684 domain-containing protein encodes MEYSDTGLFASMGIMIVVYLALIVLIIVSYWKVFTKADKPGWAAIVPIYNIIVLLEIVGKPVWWFILMLIPCVNIVIAILVNIELAKVFGKSTGFAVGLILLPIVFIPILAFGDAEYEG; translated from the coding sequence ATGGAATATTCCGACACCGGTTTATTCGCGAGCATGGGTATCATGATCGTCGTGTATCTTGCCCTCATCGTACTCATTATCGTTTCGTACTGGAAAGTATTCACCAAGGCGGACAAGCCCGGCTGGGCGGCAATCGTGCCGATATACAACATCATCGTGCTGTTGGAAATCGTCGGCAAACCGGTGTGGTGGTTCATTCTGATGCTCATTCCCTGCGTGAACATCGTAATAGCGATTCTGGTGAATATCGAACTCGCCAAGGTGTTCGGTAAGTCCACCGGCTTCGCCGTCGGCCTGATACTTCTGCCCATTGTCTTCATACCCATTCTCGCGTTCGGTGACGCCGAATACGAGGGTTGA
- a CDS encoding DUF2752 domain-containing protein, whose translation MVPQHCGTTGSDVPHPMPPVNSCKIVLPLIAAVAVALWAFVLDPIAAGWTIPCPWYEATGTKCPGCGLQRAAHALLHGDIAAALHHNVLSLLLLPLTLAAFVVWYLQRCFDVPTRRFEIPAPLTWALAFLIIAYWILRNSPGSGFE comes from the coding sequence GTGGTCCCGCAGCACTGCGGGACCACCGGCTCCGACGTCCCGCATCCCATGCCTCCAGTGAATTCCTGTAAAATTGTTCTCCCTCTGATTGCTGCCGTTGCGGTCGCGCTGTGGGCCTTCGTGCTCGATCCCATCGCGGCGGGCTGGACCATACCCTGTCCGTGGTATGAAGCGACCGGAACGAAATGTCCGGGTTGCGGCCTGCAGCGCGCCGCACATGCCCTGCTGCATGGAGATATCGCCGCCGCACTTCATCACAACGTGCTGAGTCTGCTTCTGCTGCCGCTGACCCTCGCAGCATTCGTCGTGTGGTATCTGCAGCGTTGTTTTGACGTACCCACTCGCCGCTTCGAAATCCCTGCACCACTCACCTGGGCTCTCGCGTTTCTGATCATCGCCTACTGGATTTTGCGGAACAGCCCCGGCAGCGGCTTTGAGTGA